The Coffea arabica cultivar ET-39 chromosome 1e, Coffea Arabica ET-39 HiFi, whole genome shotgun sequence genome has a window encoding:
- the LOC113707390 gene encoding P-loop NTPase domain-containing protein LPA1 homolog 1, with product MAVEVAKVMYLKVVDDDAEVKKKTEDGKRSSYRYTRSILQSTLQLMGCKSRHAFKISQRAFEMIRGGCFGENLGTCVTEISGLGDSKVHSQKEFDIYSGILDNASGVTHTVLKDDDNNGQPFELYKKRTTIVIKRKIFLDVVCDALAEYKYVGLNQRADLALACRIREKKESVTVLLCGTSGCGKSTLSALLASRLGITTVISTDSIRHMMRSFVSEQENPLLWASTYHAGEHLDREAIAEATAKKKAKNSAGILTPPLSKDDAVDGPAVKKSTLEGNSGMVDFISPKQMAIQGFKAQSEMVIDSLDRLITTWEERKESVVVEGVHLSLNFVMGLMKKHPSIIPFMIYISNEEKHLERFAVRAKYMTLDPAKNKYVKYIRNIRTIQEYLCNRADKHLVPKINNTNVDKSVAAIHATVFSCLRRREAGEQLYDPVTNTVAIVAEEYKNQCAANSLSSKGMFQLIQRKGSSRHLMALLNNDGSVAKAWPVNLRDENGKPVLAMYGPLQIGRAEPVNLQFGHFGISAWHSDTGATSRASSVDESRGELTDTGSRYHSSCCSSPRFSEGPAKELKEEESVHGSDEEVDESPEAGSDEDLSDGEKVNHEEMEGSVDEGSTKTDEEYDDLAMQDIQQTGYLSDDDDETLFKKQGSKTNVMDNSGNQPTKGANNNLLEEKYKQNLSLFLRDEGERPLEPPARSYSSLFREKNERKVPASGNVKIRKRSLSIPATLSGSLLR from the exons ATGGCGGTGGAGGTGGCGAAGGTGATGTATTTAAAGGTGGTGGACGATGACGCGGAGGTGAAGAAGAAAACGGAGGACGGTAAACGTTCTTCGTATCGGTATACGCGGTCGATTTTGCAGAGCACTCTGCAACTCATGGGATGCAAGTCTAGACATGCTTTCAAG ATTAGTCAACGTGCTTTTGAGATGATTAGAGGTGGGTGTTTTGGTGAGAATTTAGGTACATGTGTTACAGAGATTTCAGGATTGGGTGATTCAAAGGTACACTCTCAGAAGGAGTTTGATATCTACAGTGGGATTTTGGATAATGCAAGTGGAGTTACCCATACTGTTCTAAAGGATGATGATAATAATGGCCAACCATTTGAATTGTACAAAAAGCGCacaaccatagttattaaaagAAAGATTTTTCTAGATGTTGTCTGCGATGCTCTTGCAGAGTACAAATATGTGGGTCTAAATCAGAGGGCTGATCTGGCATTAGCTTGCAG AATCCGAGAAAAAAAGGAATCTGTTACAGTGTTATTGTGTGGCACTAGTGGATGTGGCAAATCTACTTTGTCTGCTTTACTG GCTAGCAGGTTGGGAATCACAACAGTAATTTCTACTGACTCTATTAGGCATATGATGAGGAGTTTCGTAAGTGAACAGGAAAACCCTCTGCTTTGGGCTTCTACTTACCATGCTGGCGAACACTTAGATCGAGAAGCTATTGCTGAAGCAACAGCTAAGAAGAAAGCGAAAAACTCAGCTGGTATTTTAACCCCTCCATTATCAAAGGATGATGCAGTTGATGGGCCTGCTGTAAAAAAATCAACACTTGAGGGGAATTCTGGCATGGTTGACTTTATCAGTCCAAAGCAGATGGCAATTCAAGGATTCAAGGCCCAAAGTGAGATGGTCATTGATAGCCTAGATCGCCTTATCACTACATgggaagagaggaaagaatCTGTAGTGGTTGAGGGTGTTCACTTAAGCCTTAATTTTGTG ATGGGGCTTATGAAGAAACATCCTTCAATCATACCTTTCATGATTTACATTTCAAATGAGGAGAAGCACCTGGAACGATTTGCAGTCCGGGCAAAGTACATGACACTGGATCCTGCAAAGAACAAGTATGTTAAGTATATCCGGAATATCAGAACAATCCAAGAGTATCTGTGCAACCGAGCAGACAAGCATTTGGTGCCTAAGATAAATAATACCAATGTTGACAAAAGTGTTGCAGCCATTCATGCAACGGTTTTCAGTTGTCTAAGAAGGCGTGAGGCAGGAGAGCAGCTTTATGATCCAGTTACAAATACAGTTGCTATTGTTGCTGAGGAGTACAAAAATCAGTGTGCTGCCAATTCCTTGAGTTCTAAAGGAATGTTTCAATTGATTCAGCGCAAAGGTTCTTCTAGGCATCTGATGGCTCTCCTCAATAATGATGGATCCGTGGCAAAGGCTTGGCCGGTTAACTTAAGAGATGAGAATGGAAAGCCCGTGCTGGCTATGTATGGGCCTTTGCAGATTGGCAGGGCTGAACCAGTTAATCTGCAGTTTGGCCACTTCGGCATCAGTGCATGGCATAGTGATACTGGTGCCACTAGTCGTGCCAGCAGTGTGGATGAGTCTAGGGGTGAACTGACTGACACTGGTAGCAGATATCATTCTTCCTGCTGCAGCTCACCGAGGTTCTCTGAGGGACCTGCAAAGGAG CTTAAGGAGGAAGAATCCGTGCATGGTAGTGATGAAGAAGTTGATGAGTCACCTGAAGCAGGAAGTGATGAGGATCTCAGTGATGGCGAGAAAGTGAATCATGAAGAG ATGGAAGGCTCTGTAGATGAGGGGTCAACCAAGACAGACGAGGAGTATGATGACCTTGCCATGCAAGATATCCAGCAGACTGGTTATTTgtctgatgatgatgatgaaacgCTCTTTAAAAAGCAAGGGTCGAAAACGAATGTGATGGATAATTCAGGAAATCAACCAACCAAAGGAGCTAACAACAATCTGCTTGAAGAGAAATACAAACAaaatctctctcttttcttgagaGATGAGGGTGAACGTCCGTTGGAGCCACCTGCACGATCATATTCGTCTCTCTTCAGGGAAAAGAATGAGAGGA